The region gtaaaaagtgattgatgtgatgtaatCATACCATAATACAGAGTATGTTAGAGATTCATTATTACAAattcatatataatcaacttCGTATATTTACATTCTTGCAAATTCTTGTATAATCAACTTCCCAAAATTCAGTTATTTCCAAAATCCTTCAAAAGATTCaatctttattgtttttatttatttatttattattattatttttttctgggTCACCGATCTCTCTCACCCACCAATCCTACCAATTCTTCTACGTTAAGGTTCGTCCGATTCCTCAAATTTCAAGCACCATCTGGATCAAGACTTGTGCTTTTGTGTATATTCccaaatttgagatttttattGAAAGGTTTTGGGTCAATGGGGCGCGGATTTGATCGTTgatttggttttggatttgagATCTCcatccaaattttcaatttgcaCGTTTTGTGATTGATCGTGATGATTCCTGATTCGGGTTTTATGATGGAAAACAGGGCCAATTGCTTGCCGCACCCGCCCGAGGAAGAGAAGTGGATATGAACAGATCAGAGGCTAATTTGAAAGAAGGCAACCTCTACTACGTCATTCCAATAGgtaaatttttctttgttggctTTTCTATTATAGTGCATGTTTTGATGTTTGTGTGAGGAAAACTATGCATATGCTGCCCTATGCTTATTATTTTCATGGGCTTTGTTATGAAAATTCTTTTGATGTTTTTGGGCATGATGAAAATTACCTCTACTACGTTATCTCCAATAGctttctttttgagttttttttttttttccttattatttcTGTTTTCGTATAATGCCCAATTGGAAAACTTGTATGGCAGTGCACAAATCATTATGGAGTAATTTTTAGTGTAATGATCTCTTAGCTACTGGATATTCTTATTCCTGAGAAGGGTTACCTCATTGCAATTACAAAATGATTTCCAGCTTGGTGCTGAGTAATATTGTGCTCCCCTAGCTTCTGACCCagtttgtttctttaatttaatttcatcaATTATATGATTCTAATCAGCTAGATCATTGAAGGCTAACTATTTTTTTGCTGAAAACAAATCAACCCATAAGATAgtaaacttcatttttatttctctgtttCTATCCGAATTTTTATCATCAATTCTACTCCATTGATTTGATGAAAATGTCTTGATTCCTTCTGAAGATGTAAGTCCTAACAATATGGTTGGATATCTACATATTTTCGCATTTATTGCTTTTGGTTTATTGAGTTACGCATTattgctcatttttcttttgcccCTTGATTTTTACTACTAACTTTACACAAAAAGAGAACAATAGTTTAAAGTATACTGTAGATGAACAATGCACCAAATACATCTGCTTTAAATGGACATGTTGCCCTTTTGCAACTTCCTCAATGGATTTTTTTACTGTTTCAAGGAAAtggtggtttttctttttaattattattattattattattattattattattattattatttttatttttatttttttttgacaatgcACCTAATACATCTGCTTTAAATGGACATGTTGCTTCTTTTGCAACTTCCTCGATGGATTTTTCTTACTGTTTCAAGgaaatggtgtttttttttttttttttttgcaagtagTTGATTGGAAACTAATGTATATGTATAATTGATAATAGTTTCATTATTGATGAATGATGATAGTTTCAATATTTGATAGCAGAGCTTTGTGGAATTTAAGATAAGGGCATGCCTCTTTAGTCTAGGGAGaataaaaggaaacaaatacctACGGAAAtatcatctttttttcttttttttttcccaagaaTCGTAACTATTTTAGCAAATTGatttattgtttttggtttgattaaCAGATAATGCTAGCATGGTGTTTGGTTTACTACAAGCTAGAAGGGAGTACACTCGTGGGTCTCCATCAGAGCTGTTGCACATGCAGGTTGGTGGTGGTTTCGAGAGAAGAATATGGTCTATGAAATCGTCATTCAtgcccccctaaaaaaaaatgaagtcctTAAT is a window of Alnus glutinosa chromosome 4, dhAlnGlut1.1, whole genome shotgun sequence DNA encoding:
- the LOC133865808 gene encoding uncharacterized protein LOC133865808, which translates into the protein MQTIFENCHNKSLIDGLENFKLLLASTDPEILIATLETLSALVKLNPPSCMEGQLLAAPARGREVDMNRSEANLKEGNLYYVIPIDNASMVFGLLQARREYTRGSPSELLHMQVGGGFERRIWSMKSSFMPP